The Sulfurospirillum diekertiae genomic sequence CAGGGTTTGATTGCTGATGGTATTCACTCTTTATCAGATCTAGGCGCTGATTTTGTCGCCCTTGTGGCTGCATGGAAAAGCCAAAAAAAGGCAGATACCCATTACCATTATGGTTATAAACGCTATGAAAACTTAGCTTCTATGATTTTAGGGGGATTACTTTTAGTAGTGGGCATTGGCATGGTCTGGTCGGCGGTGCATAAACTACAATCTCCTGAGTCTATTCCAACGGTGCATCTGATAGCACTTTGGACAGCACTTGGTTCATTGCTGGCGAAAGAGTTGCTCTTCCGTTATATGTTAGCGGTTGCACAAAAAGTGAAATCAAGTATGTTGATTGCAAACGCTTGGCATGCAAGATCGGATGCGGCATCGTCTTTGGTTGTATCCATCGGTATTATTGGAAACCTTGCTGGTTTTCCTATTCTTGATCCTATTGCAGCTTTGATTGTTGGGTTTGTTGTAAGTAAAATGGGATGGAAGTTTTTATGGGATGCAACGCAAGATTTGTTAGATAAATCCATCAGCGAAGATCAAGTAGCTGCTATTGCTGCTGAAATTGCTGCAACGCCAGGCGTTATCGGATTTCACCAGTTAAAAACACGTAAAGCAGGTGATTTGATTTTGGCTGATGTCCATTTGGATATTGATGGCTCCATTACCGTAGCGGAAGGTCACATCATAGCCAAAGCTGTCAAAGCCAATGTTATGTCCAAACATCCGGTGCTTTATATTATGATCCATGTGGATCCTGTATTGAAGAAATGAACGTCAAAGAAGTGATAACGTTGTTAAATTTTCTCATTGACTTTTTATTTACAAAAGGTTAATCACACGTTTAATCTATTCTCCTATACTTTCATTACCAAGTCAATAACCTCCTTTTTGTGAAACACTCAATCATTTTAAAAGATGCGCTCAGATTGCCCGGTCTGAGCGTTACTCTTTGCCCTTCTCTTTTTTTTAACATTTCACCTTTTGTAAT encodes the following:
- a CDS encoding cation diffusion facilitator family transporter, giving the protein MGNFTEEMGMEEESTAKTKRAVNKSIWVSAFVNLCLSICQVIIGIVSGSQGLIADGIHSLSDLGADFVALVAAWKSQKKADTHYHYGYKRYENLASMILGGLLLVVGIGMVWSAVHKLQSPESIPTVHLIALWTALGSLLAKELLFRYMLAVAQKVKSSMLIANAWHARSDAASSLVVSIGIIGNLAGFPILDPIAALIVGFVVSKMGWKFLWDATQDLLDKSISEDQVAAIAAEIAATPGVIGFHQLKTRKAGDLILADVHLDIDGSITVAEGHIIAKAVKANVMSKHPVLYIMIHVDPVLKK